The following proteins are encoded in a genomic region of Rhizobium sp. ZPR4:
- a CDS encoding ATP-binding protein, producing the protein MKWLFQSSVRTQIAILTTLLATVVTTIAAGTEPFVRSRFDKGVEVGLFAGRIETIAKEFALSADDAQGDAILSRFRAQGVNVWRVTSEQAGGSSITTQDVPAAVRRLLDYNLFLDPQGFMGWNNPKTLMVKAGDSSLAFALPEFSTTRWVLPAVIGNLVLIVIPAAILAILTAWLIGRPIVNLAKAAECVRSDDELDEPFDVRGSAELRSLATSLNLMRKRVRELMAGRTRMLTSISHDLRTPLTRLRMRTERCEQAELRQQMLRDIDALSGMINESLAYLGGEVESLKKVELSSLLQTVTDDFADTGIEVTFAGPRRLPYVCRPRALSRAISNLIDNASRHAGRIDLSLTQEEDGSVVITVADDGPGIPDELKPKVMEPFFKTDKARSPSKNGGFGLGLSIAHGIITVGHRGSFELRDSKPSGLAVVIRLPANSGIGNAATFS; encoded by the coding sequence GTGAAGTGGCTATTCCAATCATCCGTCCGCACCCAGATCGCCATTCTGACCACGTTGCTCGCCACCGTCGTCACTACCATAGCGGCCGGCACCGAACCATTCGTGCGCAGCCGGTTCGACAAAGGCGTCGAAGTCGGACTTTTTGCAGGCCGCATCGAAACCATTGCAAAGGAGTTCGCGCTTTCGGCAGATGACGCTCAAGGAGACGCAATCCTTTCAAGATTCAGGGCACAAGGCGTCAATGTCTGGAGGGTGACCAGTGAACAGGCCGGCGGTTCGTCGATCACGACACAGGACGTCCCCGCCGCCGTGCGCAGGCTGCTCGATTACAATCTCTTTCTCGACCCTCAAGGCTTCATGGGCTGGAACAATCCGAAGACTTTGATGGTCAAGGCCGGAGATAGCAGCCTGGCATTTGCCTTGCCCGAGTTTTCCACGACACGATGGGTCCTCCCCGCCGTCATCGGCAATCTCGTCCTGATTGTCATACCCGCTGCTATTCTGGCAATCCTGACTGCGTGGCTGATCGGAAGACCGATCGTCAACCTGGCAAAGGCAGCCGAATGCGTCCGCTCCGACGACGAGCTTGACGAGCCTTTCGACGTTCGCGGCTCGGCCGAGCTGCGGAGCCTCGCAACATCGCTCAACCTCATGCGCAAACGCGTCCGCGAGCTGATGGCTGGACGCACCCGCATGCTGACATCCATCAGCCACGACCTGCGCACACCCTTGACGCGGCTCAGAATGCGCACCGAGCGTTGCGAGCAGGCGGAGTTGCGGCAACAAATGCTGAGGGACATTGATGCGCTTTCCGGCATGATCAACGAAAGCCTCGCCTATCTCGGCGGCGAGGTCGAGTCGTTGAAGAAAGTCGAGCTGTCCAGCCTTCTGCAAACCGTGACCGATGACTTTGCCGATACCGGCATTGAGGTCACTTTCGCCGGACCGCGGCGCTTGCCCTACGTTTGCCGCCCGCGGGCGCTATCAAGAGCCATATCGAACCTGATCGACAATGCCTCCCGCCATGCCGGTCGCATCGATCTCTCGCTTACCCAGGAAGAAGACGGTTCAGTCGTTATCACGGTTGCCGATGATGGTCCCGGAATCCCCGACGAATTGAAACCGAAGGTCATGGAGCCTTTCTTCAAGACCGACAAGGCGCGTTCGCCGAGCAAGAATGGTGGTTTCGGCCTCGGGCTTTCCATTGCACATGGAATCATCACTGTCGGCCATCGAGGCAGCTTTGAATTGCGTGACAGCAAGCCGAGCGGCTTGGCGGTCGTAATACGCCTACCCGCCAATTCCGGCATCGGCAATGCCGCAACATTTTCATAA
- a CDS encoding Na+/H+ antiporter subunit C, translated as MELILSIAIGVMTACGVWLILRPRTYQVIVGLSLLSYSVNLFIFGVGGVKTNVPPLLGDGAATRALADPVPQALVLTAIVIGFATTALFLVVLLASRGLTGTDHVDGRSDRK; from the coding sequence ATGGAACTCATCTTGTCCATTGCCATCGGTGTGATGACGGCTTGCGGCGTCTGGCTGATCCTGCGTCCGCGCACCTATCAGGTCATTGTCGGGTTGTCGTTGCTCTCCTATTCCGTCAACCTCTTCATCTTTGGCGTCGGTGGCGTGAAGACGAATGTGCCGCCATTGCTTGGCGATGGCGCGGCGACGCGTGCTCTGGCAGACCCGGTGCCGCAAGCCCTGGTGCTGACGGCGATCGTTATCGGCTTTGCGACGACGGCCCTGTTCCTCGTCGTGCTGCTTGCCTCGCGCGGCCTGACCGGTACGGATCACGTCGATGGAAGGAGCGACCGGAAATGA
- a CDS encoding response regulator: MVARMRTVEPSHHILVVEDDDEIAIMLVELIKDQGLRASPVRNGAEMDKMLQRHPFDLVILDAMLPGEDGFSICRRLRSAGTIPILMLTALTEDIDRIIGLELGADDYVTKPFNPRELVARIKALLRRASYGAETSERKLLTKMTFAGWVLDPRSRRIVDPEGAEVLMTTSEFDLLLAFCHNPNQILTREQLLSMTHAGTAGPVERSVDAQISRLRQKIEPNLKEPIFIKTVRLGGYLFAANVEYLP; encoded by the coding sequence ATGGTTGCGCGCATGAGGACGGTTGAGCCTTCACATCATATTCTTGTCGTCGAGGACGATGACGAGATTGCAATCATGCTGGTCGAGCTGATCAAGGATCAAGGCCTGCGCGCTTCGCCCGTGCGAAACGGCGCGGAGATGGACAAGATGTTACAAAGGCACCCGTTCGATCTCGTGATCCTCGACGCCATGCTGCCCGGAGAGGATGGTTTCAGCATCTGCCGGCGCCTGAGATCGGCCGGAACGATCCCGATCCTGATGCTGACCGCACTCACGGAGGATATCGATCGCATCATCGGCCTTGAGCTGGGAGCGGACGACTATGTCACCAAACCGTTCAACCCGCGGGAACTTGTCGCCAGGATCAAGGCGCTTCTTCGCAGAGCTTCGTATGGTGCGGAGACTTCGGAGCGAAAGCTGCTCACGAAGATGACCTTTGCAGGCTGGGTGCTCGATCCAAGAAGCAGGCGGATCGTCGATCCGGAAGGCGCCGAGGTGCTGATGACGACATCCGAATTCGATCTGCTGCTCGCCTTCTGTCACAATCCGAACCAAATCCTGACCCGTGAACAGCTGCTGTCGATGACACATGCCGGAACCGCCGGGCCGGTCGAACGTAGCGTTGACGCACAAATCAGCCGTCTTCGGCAGAAGATAGAACCAAATCTGAAGGAGCCGATCTTCATCAAGACCGTGCGGCTTGGGGGCTATCTTTTCGCCGCGAATGTTGAGTACCTGCCGTGA
- a CDS encoding monovalent cation/H+ antiporter subunit D, which translates to MTGWSHHLIIAPILVPLVAGALLVFIDERSRTLKALISLAATLLLVGIALALFRAEGWSPSQERAYLLGNWSAPFGIVLVLDGLSALMLLLTSIVAVAALIFSLARWHAVGAHFHTMFQLLLMGVNGAFLTGDLFNLFVFFEVMLAASYGLLLHGSGPLRVKAGMHYIAVNLAAALLFLIGVSLIYGTAGTLNMADLAVRIPEMSADRRMLMQAGAGVLGIAFLIKAGMWPLCFWLPTAYSAASAPVAGIFAILSKLGIYVILRLTMLLFSTGPSAGFGATVLLYGGMATLIFGTVGVLASQALGRLAGFSVLVSSGTLLMVIGINDGSISSGALMYLVSSTLTISAFFMLIELVERGQDAGASVLAVTMEAYGDAEEKEPAEGDGVTMPGTMAMLGICFAACGILLAGLPPLSGFVAKFAMLSAMMGTGAIGIPPSAAVWTLILLVILSGIAALIAMTRAGIRTFWSSLEGTVPRVLVIEIFPVMGLLALTLALTIWAGPVMQYMDATIRTLSDPNVYVDAVRNTVVAPAKAEGL; encoded by the coding sequence ATGACAGGCTGGTCGCACCATCTCATCATTGCGCCGATCCTCGTCCCTCTTGTTGCGGGCGCGCTGCTTGTGTTCATCGACGAGCGTTCGCGCACGCTGAAGGCGCTCATCAGCCTCGCTGCAACACTCTTGCTGGTGGGCATTGCACTTGCGCTCTTCCGTGCCGAAGGCTGGTCGCCCAGCCAGGAACGCGCCTATCTGCTTGGAAACTGGAGCGCGCCCTTCGGCATCGTGCTCGTGCTCGATGGGTTGTCTGCACTCATGCTGCTGCTGACATCCATCGTCGCCGTTGCCGCGCTAATATTCTCGCTGGCGCGCTGGCACGCGGTCGGCGCCCATTTCCATACCATGTTCCAGCTGCTCTTGATGGGCGTCAACGGCGCCTTCCTGACGGGTGATCTCTTCAACCTCTTCGTCTTCTTCGAAGTTATGCTGGCCGCGTCCTACGGCCTTCTGCTGCACGGCTCGGGGCCGCTCAGGGTCAAGGCGGGTATGCATTACATTGCCGTCAACCTCGCGGCGGCGCTGCTCTTCCTCATCGGTGTCAGCTTGATCTATGGCACGGCGGGAACGCTGAACATGGCGGATCTGGCGGTCCGCATCCCGGAAATGTCGGCCGATCGCCGCATGCTGATGCAGGCGGGCGCCGGCGTGCTCGGCATTGCATTCCTCATCAAGGCCGGCATGTGGCCGCTCTGCTTCTGGTTGCCGACGGCCTATAGCGCAGCTTCCGCGCCTGTCGCAGGCATATTCGCGATCCTCAGCAAGCTCGGCATCTATGTCATCCTGCGGCTGACCATGCTTCTGTTCAGTACCGGGCCATCCGCCGGCTTCGGTGCGACCGTGCTTCTCTATGGCGGCATGGCAACGCTGATCTTTGGAACGGTCGGTGTGCTGGCATCGCAGGCGCTTGGCCGGCTGGCCGGCTTTTCGGTGCTGGTCTCGTCCGGCACGCTGCTGATGGTGATCGGTATCAATGATGGTTCCATCTCGTCCGGCGCGCTGATGTATCTCGTCAGTTCGACGCTGACGATAAGCGCCTTCTTCATGCTGATCGAGCTCGTCGAGCGCGGACAGGACGCCGGCGCCAGCGTTCTCGCCGTCACCATGGAAGCCTACGGCGATGCCGAGGAGAAGGAGCCGGCCGAAGGCGATGGTGTCACCATGCCCGGCACCATGGCAATGCTCGGCATCTGCTTTGCCGCCTGCGGCATCCTGCTTGCCGGCCTGCCGCCGCTTTCCGGCTTCGTTGCCAAATTCGCCATGCTCTCGGCCATGATGGGGACCGGCGCGATCGGCATTCCGCCGAGTGCCGCCGTCTGGACGTTGATCCTGCTGGTCATTCTCTCCGGCATTGCCGCCCTGATCGCCATGACGCGGGCCGGCATACGCACATTCTGGAGCTCGCTGGAGGGCACGGTTCCCCGCGTCCTTGTCATCGAGATATTTCCGGTCATGGGCCTGCTCGCATTGACGCTGGCATTGACCATCTGGGCCGGTCCGGTCATGCAGTACATGGACGCGACCATCCGCACGCTCAGCGACCCCAATGTCTATGTCGATGCCGTCCGCAATACCGTGGTTGCTCCGGCAAAAGCGGAGGGCTTGTGA
- a CDS encoding cytochrome b gives MSDTTATTAEQPTFRYRSSQRLLHWLMAIVIISALVIGLYCSYLTPGIPLRRALLDVHKSLGMTALFLIAIRLPLRLSLSEPAYQRPLGVFNHLAARGAHILLYALMILMPLAGYTTSAAGGRDLPWFGLFQWPNLLPLDKGLERTAAEIHEYGAYCLYAVVSLHILAALWHHFVRKDEVLKRILF, from the coding sequence ATGTCCGACACTACAGCGACCACAGCAGAACAGCCCACCTTCCGCTATCGATCGTCGCAACGGCTCCTGCATTGGCTCATGGCCATTGTCATCATTTCAGCGCTCGTCATCGGCCTCTATTGTTCCTACCTCACACCGGGCATACCGCTGCGTCGTGCGCTCCTCGACGTACACAAGTCCTTGGGCATGACGGCGCTTTTCCTCATCGCCATACGCCTGCCACTCAGGCTTTCGCTGAGTGAACCTGCATATCAACGGCCGCTTGGCGTCTTCAATCACCTTGCCGCCCGCGGCGCGCATATCCTGCTCTATGCCTTGATGATCCTGATGCCGCTTGCAGGCTACACAACATCCGCTGCCGGCGGCCGCGATCTGCCATGGTTCGGCCTCTTCCAATGGCCCAATCTGCTACCGCTCGATAAGGGCCTAGAGAGAACAGCCGCCGAGATTCACGAGTATGGCGCCTACTGCCTGTATGCCGTCGTCAGCCTGCATATCCTGGCCGCCCTTTGGCACCATTTCGTCCGCAAGGATGAGGTTCTGAAAAGAATATTGTTTTGA
- a CDS encoding monovalent cation/H+ antiporter subunit A: MTGEPVFILALLALPFIGSLLSVCLLRTQSRRGPAWIAGAVTFLALLISVSFYPAVKDGGVVRYSIEWLPQLGLDFSLRLDGFAWLFSLVITAIGFLVIVYARYYMSEEDPVPRFFSFLLAFMGAMLGIVLSGNVILLSIFWELTSIFSFLLISYWHNTAAARDGARMALTITGIGGFCLLIGLILLGHIVGSYDLDKILASGDIIRNHPLYLPALILILLGALTKSAQFPFHFWLPNAMAAPTPVSAYLHSATLVKAGVFLLARFWPVLAGTNEWFYIVGAAGIITLLLGAYFAMFQQDLKGLLAYSTISHLGLITTLLSLGSPLATVAAIFHMLNHATFKASLFMAAGIIDHETGTRDMRRLSGLFRYMPFTGALAIVASAAMAGVPLLNGFLSKEMFFAEAIETHADSILDRMLPYVATLASAFSVAYSLRFIQTVFFGPAPTDLPIAKPHEPPRWMRFPIELLVVVCLVVGIVPALSVAPFLHAAVVSVLDADTPQYSLSLWHGFNLPLVMSIIALVGGTVFYFVFKDYLSRCDDGPPIFRRLKGQRIFERVLVEVSWHWARTAEKRIGTRKLQPQLRWVVVTGFAAGLLPLYLSGFEAKHFSFLGADPVFAAVWAIGICLAIGTAFFAKYHRLASLVMLGGVGLIVCMTFIWLSAPDLAITQLLVEIVTTVLILLGLRWLPKRTEGIDDTVDLRARFRRFRDLALAVICGVGMMFISYAVMTMPVPDAIANYFLENAYSKGGGRNVVNVILVDFRGFDTLGEIAVLGVVALTVYALLRRFRPAPDSMEMPEQQRIQNRFDEERPERSAGDTVRDYLLVPSVIMQWMFPFVIALSVYIFMRGHDAPGGGFSAGLTLSIAFLLQYLAGGTRWAEDRIRILPLRWMGAGLLIATATGIGAWFFGYPFLTSHFQYLDLPLIGKVPAASALLFDLGVFLLVVGSTVLILVALAHQSIRINRLRALDADKAKGD; encoded by the coding sequence ATAACTGGCGAGCCTGTTTTCATTCTAGCACTTTTGGCTCTGCCGTTTATCGGAAGTCTTCTTTCCGTATGCCTCTTGCGCACGCAGTCGCGGCGCGGTCCGGCCTGGATCGCCGGGGCTGTCACATTTCTGGCACTGTTGATTTCCGTAAGCTTCTATCCTGCCGTCAAGGACGGTGGCGTCGTCCGTTATAGCATAGAATGGCTGCCACAGCTCGGGCTTGATTTCAGCCTCAGGCTGGATGGTTTTGCTTGGCTGTTTTCGCTCGTCATCACCGCCATCGGCTTTCTCGTCATCGTCTACGCCCGCTACTATATGTCGGAAGAGGACCCCGTTCCTCGCTTCTTTTCCTTCCTGCTTGCCTTCATGGGAGCGATGCTTGGCATCGTGCTGTCGGGCAATGTCATCCTGCTCTCGATATTCTGGGAGCTGACCAGCATCTTCTCCTTCCTGCTAATCAGCTACTGGCACAACACCGCCGCTGCCCGCGACGGCGCCCGCATGGCGCTGACGATCACGGGGATCGGCGGCTTCTGCCTGCTGATCGGGCTGATCCTGCTCGGTCATATCGTCGGGAGCTACGATCTGGACAAGATCCTGGCATCAGGCGACATCATTCGTAATCATCCGCTCTATCTGCCTGCGCTGATACTCATCCTGCTCGGCGCGCTGACGAAGAGTGCGCAGTTTCCCTTCCATTTCTGGCTTCCGAACGCAATGGCGGCGCCGACGCCTGTCTCCGCCTATCTGCATTCCGCCACGCTGGTGAAGGCTGGCGTCTTCCTGCTCGCGCGCTTCTGGCCGGTTCTCGCCGGCACGAACGAATGGTTCTACATCGTCGGCGCGGCCGGCATCATCACGCTGCTGCTCGGCGCCTATTTCGCGATGTTCCAGCAGGATCTCAAAGGGCTGCTCGCTTACTCGACGATCAGCCATCTCGGCCTCATCACCACCTTGCTCAGCCTTGGCAGCCCGCTTGCGACGGTTGCCGCCATCTTCCACATGTTGAACCACGCGACCTTCAAAGCGTCTCTGTTCATGGCGGCCGGTATCATCGATCACGAGACCGGCACGCGCGACATGCGCCGTCTGAGTGGCCTGTTCCGCTATATGCCATTCACCGGGGCGCTGGCGATCGTTGCGAGTGCTGCCATGGCCGGCGTGCCGCTGCTCAATGGCTTCCTGTCGAAGGAAATGTTCTTCGCCGAAGCGATCGAAACCCATGCCGATTCCATTCTCGATCGCATGCTGCCCTATGTGGCGACGCTCGCAAGCGCCTTCAGCGTCGCCTATTCGCTGCGTTTTATTCAGACGGTGTTCTTCGGACCGGCGCCGACCGATCTGCCGATCGCCAAGCCGCATGAGCCACCGCGCTGGATGCGCTTCCCGATCGAGCTCCTCGTTGTCGTGTGCCTGGTCGTCGGCATCGTTCCGGCGCTTTCGGTGGCACCCTTCCTGCATGCGGCCGTTGTCAGCGTTCTCGATGCCGATACGCCGCAATACAGCCTTTCACTTTGGCACGGCTTCAATCTGCCGCTCGTCATGAGCATCATCGCACTGGTCGGCGGGACGGTTTTCTATTTCGTCTTCAAGGATTACCTGTCGCGATGCGACGACGGACCGCCGATTTTCCGGCGCCTCAAGGGGCAGCGTATCTTCGAGCGGGTGCTGGTCGAAGTCTCCTGGCACTGGGCGAGAACCGCCGAAAAGCGGATCGGCACGCGCAAGCTGCAGCCGCAGCTTCGCTGGGTCGTCGTGACAGGGTTTGCTGCCGGCCTGCTGCCGCTTTACTTGTCCGGTTTCGAAGCCAAGCACTTTTCCTTCCTGGGCGCCGATCCGGTCTTCGCTGCGGTCTGGGCGATTGGCATTTGCCTTGCGATCGGCACTGCCTTCTTTGCCAAATATCACCGGCTTGCTTCCTTGGTGATGCTGGGTGGCGTCGGCTTGATCGTCTGCATGACCTTCATCTGGCTGTCGGCGCCGGATCTCGCGATTACTCAGCTTCTCGTCGAGATCGTCACGACGGTTCTCATCCTGCTGGGCTTGCGCTGGCTGCCGAAGCGGACAGAGGGGATCGACGATACGGTCGATCTGCGCGCTCGTTTCCGTCGCTTCCGCGATCTGGCGCTGGCCGTCATCTGCGGCGTCGGCATGATGTTCATTTCCTACGCCGTCATGACCATGCCGGTGCCCGACGCCATTGCGAATTACTTCCTCGAAAACGCCTATTCGAAGGGCGGCGGCCGCAACGTCGTCAACGTCATCCTGGTCGACTTCCGTGGCTTCGACACCCTGGGCGAAATCGCCGTTCTCGGTGTCGTCGCCTTGACCGTCTATGCGCTGCTGCGTCGTTTCCGCCCTGCACCCGACAGCATGGAGATGCCGGAACAGCAGCGAATACAGAACCGTTTCGACGAAGAGCGTCCAGAGCGTTCGGCAGGCGATACCGTGCGCGACTATCTGCTCGTACCGTCTGTCATCATGCAGTGGATGTTCCCCTTTGTGATCGCCTTGTCGGTCTATATCTTCATGCGGGGGCATGATGCGCCGGGCGGCGGCTTCTCGGCCGGCTTGACGCTCTCGATCGCCTTCCTGCTGCAATATCTGGCCGGCGGCACGCGTTGGGCGGAGGATCGCATCCGCATCCTGCCGCTGCGGTGGATGGGCGCCGGGCTCTTGATCGCGACGGCGACGGGTATCGGTGCCTGGTTCTTCGGCTATCCATTCCTCACCTCGCATTTCCAGTATCTGGACCTACCGTTGATCGGCAAGGTGCCGGCGGCAAGCGCGTTGCTCTTCGACCTCGGCGTTTTCCTGCTTGTCGTGGGATCCACGGTTCTGATCCTCGTGGCACTCGCACACCAGTCGATCCGTATCAACCGCCTGCGCGCGCTCGATGCCGACAAGGCAAAGGGGGATTGA
- a CDS encoding DUF3313 domain-containing protein — MKSLPACLALAAISLAAAGCATSEPMVYQGLASAAQLRPDPSDSSGQAPFSYKVVVNWSQYDKIIVEPVSIYRGKDSQFANMSEEDKQKLARYMHDKFSSALAQRYSMAASPGPTTLRLRLTLAGAETTNPVLGPVSHVDIAGGVYNTVQAARGKQGSMTGSASYAVEIYDSTSNRLLLAYVAKQYPGALNLGASFGSLKASYVAIDKGAADLLTRTR; from the coding sequence ATGAAGTCCCTTCCCGCATGCCTTGCATTGGCGGCCATTTCCCTTGCTGCAGCAGGCTGCGCCACTTCCGAACCCATGGTCTATCAGGGCCTCGCATCCGCGGCGCAACTGAGACCTGATCCGAGCGACAGTTCCGGGCAAGCACCGTTCAGCTACAAGGTGGTCGTGAACTGGAGCCAGTATGACAAGATTATCGTCGAGCCTGTCAGCATCTACAGAGGCAAGGATAGCCAGTTCGCAAACATGTCCGAAGAGGACAAGCAGAAACTCGCGCGCTATATGCATGACAAGTTCAGCAGTGCGCTCGCCCAACGCTACTCGATGGCCGCCAGCCCCGGCCCCACCACGCTGCGCCTGCGCTTGACGCTTGCCGGCGCGGAAACAACCAACCCGGTGCTCGGTCCGGTCTCGCATGTCGACATCGCCGGCGGCGTCTACAATACCGTTCAGGCGGCGCGCGGAAAACAGGGATCGATGACCGGCTCGGCGAGCTATGCGGTCGAGATCTATGATTCAACATCCAACCGCCTCCTGCTTGCCTATGTCGCCAAGCAATATCCGGGCGCACTCAATCTCGGAGCGTCGTTCGGAAGTCTGAAGGCCTCCTATGTTGCAATAGACAAGGGCGCCGCCGATCTTCTGACCCGAACAAGGTAG
- a CDS encoding SRPBCC domain-containing protein: protein MNAIIWPKGYIPGFTENFVSNEIIVAGLSAEEIWPLLGYAPRWPSYYANSANIRFHDGRGPELQEGVRFYFETFGFPVEAQCTEYVPPANGQPGRVAWHGWAGEEGSENRLDVHHAWLVEDLSEGRVRILTQETQKGKPAAELARAKPNPMINGHQDWLDGLVGAARDAKKQE, encoded by the coding sequence ATGAACGCAATCATCTGGCCGAAGGGCTATATTCCGGGCTTTACGGAGAACTTCGTATCGAACGAAATCATCGTGGCGGGCCTTTCCGCAGAAGAAATCTGGCCGCTTCTCGGCTATGCTCCGCGCTGGCCGAGCTACTATGCCAATTCTGCCAACATCCGTTTCCATGACGGCAGGGGGCCGGAACTCCAGGAAGGCGTCCGCTTCTACTTCGAGACTTTCGGCTTCCCGGTCGAAGCGCAGTGCACCGAATATGTTCCACCAGCCAATGGTCAGCCCGGCCGCGTCGCCTGGCATGGCTGGGCCGGGGAGGAAGGCAGCGAAAACCGTTTGGATGTCCACCACGCATGGCTGGTTGAAGATCTGTCCGAAGGCCGGGTGCGCATCCTGACCCAGGAAACTCAGAAAGGTAAGCCAGCTGCCGAGCTCGCTCGCGCCAAGCCCAATCCGATGATCAACGGTCATCAGGACTGGCTGGATGGCCTGGTTGGCGCTGCGCGTGATGCAAAAAAACAGGAGTGA
- a CDS encoding LysR family transcriptional regulator, whose amino-acid sequence MKDIRALDLNLLRTLDALLDERSVTRAAERLGFTQPAVSGMLTRLRESFDDPLFVRTRRGIVPTLRAMELAGPLKQILADVGALLQPTAFDPATAKFTLSIAATDYALQAVVVPFLAKMRLSAPGIRIAIRPVEDDRVQTQFESGDLGLALMTPETALPELHARRLFDETYVCALRSNHPDARKKQLSIDRFCALDHVLVSYSGERFWGVTDDALAKIGRRRHVALTVTSFLVLAEILRTTDLVAAVPRRLAQSAKGLVLREPPVDIPGFTKLAVWHERTHRDPGHRWVRMLLFETCGNLETAKI is encoded by the coding sequence ATGAAAGATATCAGGGCTCTCGACCTCAATCTCCTGCGCACGCTCGATGCCCTGCTCGATGAGCGCAGCGTCACGCGTGCGGCCGAGCGCCTCGGCTTCACGCAGCCTGCGGTGAGCGGCATGCTGACGCGCCTGCGCGAGAGCTTCGACGATCCGCTCTTTGTCCGTACCCGGCGCGGGATCGTGCCCACACTGCGTGCAATGGAGCTCGCGGGACCGCTCAAGCAGATCCTTGCCGATGTCGGGGCGCTTCTGCAGCCTACGGCATTCGACCCTGCCACCGCCAAGTTCACGCTCTCGATTGCAGCGACCGACTATGCTCTCCAAGCCGTTGTCGTGCCGTTCCTGGCGAAGATGAGACTGTCAGCGCCCGGAATTCGCATTGCAATTCGTCCAGTCGAGGACGATCGCGTGCAGACACAGTTCGAAAGCGGTGATCTCGGTCTTGCATTGATGACCCCGGAGACTGCCCTACCGGAGCTTCATGCCCGGCGGTTGTTCGATGAGACCTATGTCTGCGCATTGCGGAGCAATCATCCCGATGCGCGGAAGAAGCAGCTTTCCATCGATCGCTTCTGTGCTCTCGATCATGTGTTGGTCTCTTATTCCGGCGAGCGCTTTTGGGGCGTGACGGATGATGCTCTGGCCAAGATCGGCCGTCGGCGTCACGTTGCGCTGACGGTTACGAGCTTTCTCGTTCTTGCTGAGATTTTACGCACGACCGATCTGGTGGCTGCTGTTCCCAGACGGCTGGCGCAAAGTGCAAAAGGTCTTGTTCTGCGTGAGCCTCCCGTCGATATACCGGGCTTCACCAAGCTCGCCGTCTGGCACGAGCGCACCCATCGCGATCCCGGTCATCGTTGGGTGCGCATGCTGTTGTTCGAAACATGTGGCAATCTGGAGACAGCGAAAATCTGA
- the gap gene encoding type I glyceraldehyde-3-phosphate dehydrogenase: MTDKIRVGINGFGRIGRTVLRAAMVRDDIEIVAINDLLPIDHLAYLLKYDSVHGGFGGSIAAAVSALDINGAKVRAFSEREPGAIGWGEVGVDVVIESTGLFLTSKVAEGHLAAGAGKVLLSAPPEDGTPVFVMGVNANNYAGESIVSNASCTTNCVAPLAKALNDAFGLEEALMLTVHATTSSQNTVDGVARKDWRFGRGILENIIPATTGAARMVGKVVPELNGRINGMAVRVPVSDVSMIDLTCRLRENASYKDICAMIRERATSAMEGILAYCDEPVVSTDMRGNPHSSIVDGLAGMQIEGGLTKLVAWYDNEWGYACRCLDLAAHISRGR, translated from the coding sequence ATGACTGACAAAATCCGCGTGGGCATTAACGGCTTCGGCCGCATTGGCCGGACCGTTCTGCGGGCTGCGATGGTGCGCGACGACATCGAAATCGTCGCGATTAACGACCTGTTACCAATCGATCATCTCGCCTATCTCCTCAAGTACGACAGCGTGCATGGCGGCTTCGGGGGCAGCATAGCCGCCGCCGTCAGTGCGCTCGATATCAATGGCGCCAAGGTCAGGGCCTTTAGCGAAAGGGAACCGGGCGCGATCGGTTGGGGCGAGGTGGGCGTCGATGTCGTCATCGAATCGACCGGCCTGTTCCTGACAAGTAAGGTTGCGGAAGGGCATCTTGCCGCCGGCGCCGGCAAGGTACTGCTCTCGGCACCGCCGGAGGACGGCACACCGGTCTTTGTGATGGGTGTCAACGCGAACAATTATGCCGGCGAAAGCATCGTTTCGAACGCCTCCTGCACGACCAATTGTGTCGCGCCGCTCGCCAAGGCGTTGAACGACGCTTTCGGCCTTGAGGAAGCGCTGATGCTGACGGTTCACGCCACGACATCGAGCCAGAATACGGTCGATGGTGTGGCGCGCAAGGACTGGCGTTTCGGGCGCGGCATCCTTGAGAATATCATCCCGGCAACGACGGGTGCCGCACGCATGGTCGGCAAGGTGGTGCCCGAACTGAATGGGCGGATAAACGGCATGGCGGTGCGCGTGCCTGTGTCGGACGTATCGATGATCGATCTCACCTGCCGGCTCAGGGAAAACGCCTCCTACAAGGACATCTGCGCCATGATCCGGGAGCGGGCGACGAGCGCGATGGAGGGCATCCTCGCCTATTGCGACGAGCCCGTCGTCTCGACCGACATGCGCGGCAATCCTCATTCCTCGATCGTCGACGGGCTTGCCGGCATGCAGATCGAAGGCGGGCTGACGAAGCTCGTCGCCTGGTACGACAACGAATGGGGCTACGCCTGCCGTTGTCTTGACCTAGCTGCACATATTTCGCGCGGCAGGTAG